A region from the Melanotaenia boesemani isolate fMelBoe1 chromosome 11, fMelBoe1.pri, whole genome shotgun sequence genome encodes:
- the si:ch211-225b11.4 gene encoding thyroid adenoma-associated protein homolog isoform X1, translating to MSFENLMKTLQDCVITEDQTGENVSQTLKPLYDKLSESSRSGVKRYKERCLEEGVQLLRQLSEPQLRGLDDKHLLLLVRLLISLQLQMVNISTACRKVDQMLQHLAKVDHQLVFRETLHRFTLIVQSDQILSLEDLQRVCMFLEDSTVGREVWRQSYMSMLSKVCELFPAVLQQEFHRDGPLCYVTVKVCLQIFQLLSSEVAPLVWEENHRGQAVQTILQALMDIILGQCCNRDTRLLAGTAVAMLINTASESKAGGAAAWSLLQVFHTEPWLLTVGALQVKCVPARKDGVDRLAVTRGLLTCCRPHILLSSCDDAAPTCLLLEGLFPLVYVLCEEKLDFHYFVLEVLTLWLKRVKECVVDLWKMTAARLLPDNSSLRQQLIHVIWTNAESPVEGVPEFASSAFIQLLNLYEMDCEQFCDAEKTFYATLLQRIMKLPREAKAKYHHLSALLPYLDTNMVLDQYVEIPSHLLKCLSTNHLSPCGSELYKCLIQQQRRELQKSASLTELDLAGHWAKLWQPVLHEALTSEVTLLQNNGSTHLLPCTLQVFPSSVDHLLASLDPHVPGHLHAWACILSSYRAITGGSPWALQGSSTFETLQLALGSADDKIRLAALNLLSCSSKTKDIPTTEELTIMRRFIPQNLNCESSPFRQHLQAGVRKFLVRIRDGCLAHIRGPKGKKKGDAAYYQSSQDVLEQRIGFVEWLSQLPYSSLAPGHSYQRKKTALLLLSAVLETCTDTWSPDKKKGQPPANIGTLIKCARQRGQWDFFCRTKQLVLISCLEDSTSEIRELSAGLLLRFFPPSFPADITEVLNLRSKQLLCSPRVQEAQMGALMMKVLLQKSGDLLEDCKVYFKGSSGRNSKSSCVVTCVVKELEQHYETAKADMMFAARTKPIHGVLCALQRCLLEIPNRVCDILDHHVITEVLDLLENITLLLLAVLYGDCSTCITKKDAPPSFCDMGNAISSLISQESGAGPADGEECVLLSEEHSLVLTCCWVSLKETGILLGSLVEKILTETKQSSNHLLTKQDLIRASKLFKNILLKCRHWGAVEGCSLGFTKFCVSLLSSSDPELKDIPAQMLKQGLEVVQCPRSTSVTRRAAGLPLLILCVVSAEEASKARPLLTLSMQTLLDTAKTPLDENWDQKLDLPQVCAVHTLQALVRGAGLGVAVLRFAPAIAILSLTLLSSPSWAMRNAALQLYSSLCSRMLGQRCSSGEAGPTQLSMSPAAFFVHYHGLQLFLLGELRGAAQDLQDPTNNAKLHLQPSLFPILTLLAQLQPGVQDSTETLLDFLPPLLQLSASPIYSVRVMASKALVAMTRPSEYMSILIKLTAQLPGPQDRCCHNQLHGQLLQIKAILERALCTDSASVGSGPSDDLSEVLSRVQASLWMATEAQHCPLIRAVYISVVDSLRRHYCESFTSQLSDALMHDLQTPQQSLQVGLSSFHQRAIRFLCMDLKWACKIWHSFPEASPDLRLSLVAWVLDGHGVEQTGLKKVIQRVLQTNLKEALLSHSVAYRTTYLAALVVVMTAGRTMLAQPLPHSTSLVENILPDCLDLLLRDLEDQRGGPDLLSQALHAASLLLSQCSDSSLTIAMLQRWCSILENQRAPDAPEILRMACSEALCVAGVPLMSCSLREHSPPPAIMIRLINTGLYLLQDQSQQVRLKAACFTSLLHHSRRGENQSSVYLVQVNQALPLLLDLLLEEFWDSPATLEVLLSHLPPSDLRSVLTEALAEGGCSILYEQDEANVFAEPSVMSAQVLPYLLQMAEKSFQSSAMAESLNSWAKENAAQVLDNLTVCQKLHTAETLTPSWLALLMDSRFHSTLCGLLTRATLLLRLLTTSTRVQDICNLSSMRTSLQDVCRLLSQNGVHLQCALTAAVARELII from the exons ATGTCGTTTGAAAATCTAATGAAAACTCTGCAAGACTGTGTGATCACCGAGGATCAAACAGGTGAAAATGTCAGCCAAACCCTCAAACCTTTATATGACAAACTGTCGGAGTCCTCCAG GAGTGGCGTGAAAAGATATAAGGAGCGATGTTTAGAGGAGGGCGTCCAGCTGCTAAGGCAACTATCAGAGCCTCAGCTTCGTGGTTTGGATGACAAACATCTCCTTCTCCTAGTCAGACTCCTCATATCCCTGCAGCTacagatggtcaacatttccACAGCCTGTCGTAAAGTGGACCAA ATGTTACAACATTTGGCGAAGGTGGACCACCAGTTGGTTTTTAGAGAAACCCTTCATAGGTTCACCTTAATAGTCCAGAGTGATCAG attttgtctTTGGAGGATTTGCAGAGAG tgtgtATGTTCTTGGAGGACAGCACAGTTGGTCGTGAGGTGTGGCGGCAGTCATATATGTCCATGCTAAGTAAAGTGTGTGAGTTATTCCCTGCTGTATTGCAACAAGAATTCCACAGAGATGGACCTCTCTGTTATGTTACTGTgaag GTGTGTTTGCAGATATTTCAGTTATTGTCCAGTGAAGTTGCTCCTCTGGTGTGGGAAGAGAATCACAGGGGCCAAGCTGTGCAGACAATCCTGCAGGCGCTTATGGACATAATACTTGGACAG TGCTGCAACAGGGATACTCGTCTTTTGGCAGGCACTGCCGTGGCCATGCTGATTAATACAGCATCAGAGAGCAAAGCAGGAGGGGCTGCCGCCTGGAGCCTGTTGCAGGTCTTTCACACAG AGCCCTGGCTGCTGACTGTTGGTGCTCTGCAAGTAAAGTGTGTTCCTGCAAGGAAAGATGGAGTGGACAGGCTGGCCGTGACCAGGGGCCTCCTGACTTGCTGTCGTCCTCACATTTTACTCAGTTCCTGCGATGATGCTGCACCA acgtGCTTACTGCTGGAAGGTTTGTTTCCTCTGGTGTATGTGTTGTGTGAAGAGAAGCTAGATTTTCACTACTTTGTGTTGGAAG TATTAACACTGTGGCTGAAGAGAGTGAAAGAATGTGTGGTGGATCTCTGGAAGATGACAGCTGCCCGTCTTCTGCCTGACAACAGCAGCCTGCGGCAGCAGCTCATTCATGTTATCTGGACCAACGCAGAAAGCCCA GTGGAAGGGGTGCCTGAATTTGCAAGCAGTGCCTTTATTCAGCTGCTGAACCTCTATGAGATGGACTGTGAGCAGTTTTGTGATGCAGAGAAGACATTTTATGCTACACTGCTTCAACGAATAATGAAACTACCTAGGGAGGCCAAAGCCAAATATCATCACCTTTCTGCCCTGTTGCCATATCTGGATACTAACATG GTGCTGGATCAGTACGTTGAAATACCCAGTCATCTCCTGAAGTGCTTATCGACCAACCACCTATCTCCATGTGGATCAGAGCTGTATAAATGTCTGAtccagcagcagaggagagagcTACAAAAATCTGCCTCACTCACAGAGCTGGATCTAGCTGGACACTGGGCGAAGCTTTGGCAGCCTGTCCTTCATGAAGCTTTGACATCTGAAGTGACTCTTTTACAGAACAACGGCTCAACACACTTATTACCCTGCACCCTTCAGGTTTTCCCCTCTTCTGTGGACCATCTGCTGGCCTCTCTGGATCCTCATGTGCCCGGCCACCTCCACGCCTGGGCTTGTATCTTGAGCTCTTACCGAGCCATAACTGGTGGCTCTCCGTGGGCTCTTCAGGGTAGCTCCACCTTTGAAACGCTGCAGCTAGCTCTGGGGTCTGCAGATGACAAAATCCGTCTTGCTGCCCTTAATCTGCTCAGCTGCAGCTCAAAGACCAAAGATATCCCAACCACAGAGGAGTTGACTATAATGAGGAGGTTCATTCCTCAGAACCTGAACTGTGAGTCCTCGCCGTTTCGTCAGCATCTTCAGGCTGGAGTGAGGAAATTTCTGGTTCGTATCAGAGATGGCTGCTTAGCACATATCAGAGGACCAAAGGGCAAAAAGAAAGGGGATGCTGCCTACTACCAGAGCTCACAGGATGTGTTGGAGCAAAGAATAG GGTTTGTGGAGTGGTTAAGCCAGCTTCCATACAGCTCTCTGGCACCAGGACACAGTTATCAGAGAAAGAAGACTGCACTGCTGTTGCTGTCTGCAGTGTTGGAGACCTGCACAGACACCTGGAGCCCTGACAAGAAGAAGGGACAACCTCCAG CAAATATAGGAACTCTTATTAAATGCGCCAGACAAAGAGGACAGTGGGATTTCTTCTGTAGGACAAAACAACTGGTCCTTATCAGCTGTTTAGAAGATTCTACTAGTGAG attcggGAGCTCTCCGCTGGGTTGTTGTTGAGATTTTTTCCACCCAGTTTCCCAGCTGATATCACTGAAGTGCTAAACCTGAGATCTAAGCAGCTTCTTTGCAGTCCTCGGGTGCAGGAGGCTCAGATGGGAGCGCTGATGATGAAGGTCCTCCTCCAGAA ATCAGGAGATCTTCTTGAGGACTGCAAAGTGTACTTTAAAGGCAGCAGTGGAAGGAACTCCAAATCATCATGTGTGGTCACATGTGTTGTGAAGGAGCTGGAGCAGCATTATGAGACCGCcaaagcagacatgatgtttGCTGCCAGAACCAAGCCCATTCATG GCGTGCTGTGTGCCCTTCAGAGGTGTCTGCTTGAGATACCGAACAGAGTCTGTGACATACTGGATCACCATGTGATCACTGAGGTGCTGGACTTGCTGGAGAATATAACTCTGCTACTTCTCGCTGTTCTGTATGGAGACTGCAGTACTTGTATCACTAAAAAGG ACGCCCCACCTTCTTTTTGTGATATGGGAAATGCAATCAGCTCTCTCATATCCCAGGAGTCTGGAGCTGGTCCAGCTGACGGAGAGGAATGTGTCCTGCTGTCTGAAGAGCACAGCCTTGTTCTCACATGCTGCTGGGTCTCCCTCAAG gaaacaggaattcttttaggttcCCTAGTGGAGAAAATTCTTACAGAAACCAAACAATCCAGCAATCATCTTCTAACTAAACAGGACCTTATTAGAGCATCAAAGCTATTTAAGAATATTCTTCTCAAATGCCGTCACTGG GGGGCAGTGGAGGGTTGCAGTCTGGGCTTTACAAAGTTCTGCGTCTCCCTGTTGAGCAGCAGTGATCCAGAGCTTAAAGATATTCCAGCCCAGATGCTCAAACAA GGATTGGAGGTTGTGCAGTGCCCTCGTTCTACATCGGTGACCCGGCGGGCTGCGGGGTTGCCCCTGTTGATCCTGTGTGTTGTGTCAGCAGAGGAGGCCAGTAAAGCAAGGCCGCTATTAACCCTCAGTATGCAAACCTTACTAGACACAGCCAAAACCCCTCTGGATGAgaactgggatcaaaagctggaTCTGCCACAG GTGTGTGCAGTTCATACTCTGCAGGCTCTGGTACGCGGTGCAGGTTTGGGAGTAGCCGTCCTTCGGTTTGCACCTGCTATAGCCATCTTGTCACTCACTCTCCTTAGTTCTCCCTCCTGGGCCATGAGGAATGCTGCTCTGCAACTTTACA GCTCTCTTTGCTCGCGAATGCTCGGCCAGCGGTGTAGTAGTGGTGAGGCTGGCCCTACCCAGCTTAGCATGTCGCCGGCTGCGTTCTTTGTCCACTATCATGGGCTCCAGCTCTTCCTCCTGGGTGAACTGAGAGGGGCAGCACAAGACCTCCAGGATCCAACCAATAATGCCAAGCTACACCTCCAGCCATCACTCTTCCCTATCCTCACGCTGCTGGCACAACTCCAACCTGGCGTCCAAGACTCAACAGA aACTTTGTTGGACTTCCTGCCTCCCTTACTCCAGCTGTCTGCCAGCCCTATTTACAGTGTGAGAGTGATGGCCTCCAAGGCTCTGGTTGCCATGACTCGCCCCTCAGAGTACATGAGCATCCTCATCAAACTGACTGCTCAACTACCCGGTCCTCAGGATCGCTGCTGCCACAACCAGCTCCATGGACAGCTGCTGCAGATCAAAGCCATTCTGGAAAGAGCTCTCTGCACAGACAG TGCTTCTGTTGGTAGTGGCCCTTCAGATGACCTGAGTGAGGTGCTGAGCAGAGTGCAGGCATCGCTGTGGATGGCCACTGAAGCTCAGCATTGTCCCCTAATAAGAGCGGTTTACATCAGCGTGGTCGACTCTCTACGAAGACACTACTGTGAGAGCTTCACATCACAACTCAGTGATGCACTCATGCATGACCTCCAAACACCTCAGCAGAGTCTTCAG GTTGGGCTGTCATCCTTCCATCAACGAGCCATCCGCTTCCTGTGCATGGATCTAAAGTGGGCTTGTAAAATCTGGCACAGCTTCCCTGAAGCGAGCCCTGATCTGAGACTCTCACTGGTTGCCTGGGTGCTGGATGGGCATGGTGTGGAGCAAACTGGTTTGAAAAAAGTCATCCAAAGGGTGTTGCAG aCAAACTTAAAGGAGGCTTTATTAAGCCACAGTGTGGCGTATCGCACAACATACCTTGCAGCCTTGGTTGTAGTGATGACTGCCGGTAGAACTATGTTAGCTCAACCTCTTCCACACTCAACCTCACTAGTGGAAAACATTCTGCCTGACTGTCTGGATTTGTTGCTGAGGGACCTGGAAGACCAGAGAGGAGGGCCAGACCTCCTCTCCCAGGCTCTTCATGCTGCTAGTCTGCTTCTTTCCCAGTGCTCAGATTCCag TCTAACGATTGCCATGCTTCAACGCTGGTGTAGCATCTTGGAAAACCAACGAGCTCCAGATGCACCTGAAATACTCAGAATGGCGTGTAGTGAAGCTCTTTGTGTTGCTGGAGTTCCTCTTATGAGCTGCAGCCTGAGGGAGCACAGTCCTCCCCCTGCCATCATGATCCG GCTGATCAACACAGGCCTTTACTTGCTGCAGGACCAAAGCCAGCAGGTGAGGCTGAAAGCAGCCTGTTTTACCTCTTTGCTCCATCATTCAAGAAGAGGAGAGAACCAGAGCAGCGTCTACCTTGTGCAGGTTAACCAGGCTCTGCCCCTCCTCCTGGATTTGTTGCTGGAGGAATTCTGGGATTCTCCTGCCACACTAGAAGTGCTGCTGTCTCATCTGCCTCCGTCTGATCTCAGATCTGTGCTAACAGAAGCCTTGGCAGAAGGCGG GTGCTCCATCCTGTATGAGCAGGATGAGGCGAATGTGTTTGCAGAGCCCTCTGTCATGTCTGCACAAGTGCTGCCTTACCTCCTGCAGATGGCTGAAAAATCCTTTCAGTCATCTGCTATGGCAGAGAGCCTGAATTCATGGGCAAAGGAGAATGCTGCACAGGTGCTGGATAACCTAACAGTCTGCCAAAAGCTCCACACAG cTGAGACACTGACTCCCTCTTGGCTGGCTCTCCTCATGGATTCTCGTTTCCACAGCACTCTGTGTGGCCTCTTGACCAGGGCTACCCTTCTGCTCCGTCTGCTGACAACATCTACGCGTGTACAAGACATTTGTAATCTTTCATCGATGCGCACGAGTCTACAAGATGTTTGTCGACTACTCAGTCAGAATGGTGTCCACTTACAGTGTGCTTTAACAGCTGCTGTGGCTCGAGAGCTGATTATTTGA
- the si:ch211-225b11.4 gene encoding thyroid adenoma-associated protein homolog isoform X3: protein MSFENLMKTLQDCVITEDQTGENVSQTLKPLYDKLSESSRSGVKRYKERCLEEGVQLLRQLSEPQLRGLDDKHLLLLVRLLISLQLQMVNISTACRKVDQMLQHLAKVDHQLVFRETLHRFTLIVQSDQILSLEDLQRVCMFLEDSTVGREVWRQSYMSMLSKVCELFPAVLQQEFHRDGPLCYVTVKVCLQIFQLLSSEVAPLVWEENHRGQAVQTILQALMDIILGQCCNRDTRLLAGTAVAMLINTASESKAGGAAAWSLLQVFHTEPWLLTVGALQVKCVPARKDGVDRLAVTRGLLTCCRPHILLSSCDDAAPTCLLLEGLFPLVYVLCEEKLDFHYFVLEVLTLWLKRVKECVVDLWKMTAARLLPDNSSLRQQLIHVIWTNAESPVEGVPEFASSAFIQLLNLYEMDCEQFCDAEKTFYATLLQRIMKLPREAKAKYHHLSALLPYLDTNMVLDQYVEIPSHLLKCLSTNHLSPCGSELYKCLIQQQRRELQKSASLTELDLAGHWAKLWQPVLHEALTSEVTLLQNNGSTHLLPCTLQVFPSSVDHLLASLDPHVPGHLHAWACILSSYRAITGGSPWALQGSSTFETLQLALGSADDKIRLAALNLLSCSSKTKDIPTTEELTIMRRFIPQNLNCESSPFRQHLQAGVRKFLVRIRDGCLAHIRGPKGKKKGDAAYYQSSQDVLEQRIGFVEWLSQLPYSSLAPGHSYQRKKTALLLLSAVLETCTDTWSPDKKKGQPPANIGTLIKCARQRGQWDFFCRTKQLVLISCLEDSTSEIRELSAGLLLRFFPPSFPADITEVLNLRSKQLLCSPRVQEAQMGALMMKVLLQKSGDLLEDCKVYFKGSSGRNSKSSCVVTCVVKELEQHYETAKADMMFAARTKPIHGVLCALQRCLLEIPNRVCDILDHHVITEVLDLLENITLLLLAVLYGDCSTCITKKDAPPSFCDMGNAISSLISQESGAGPADGEECVLLSEEHSLVLTCCWVSLKETGILLGSLVEKILTETKQSSNHLLTKQDLIRASKLFKNILLKCRHWGAVEGCSLGFTKFCVSLLSSSDPELKDIPAQMLKQGLEVVQCPRSTSVTRRAAGLPLLILCVVSAEEASKARPLLTLSMQTLLDTAKTPLDENWDQKLDLPQVCAVHTLQALVRGAGLGVAVLRFAPAIAILSLTLLSSPSWAMRNAALQLYSSLCSRMLGQRCSSGEAGPTQLSMSPAAFFVHYHGLQLFLLGELRGAAQDLQDPTNNAKLHLQPSLFPILTLLAQLQPGVQDSTETLLDFLPPLLQLSASPIYSVRVMASKALVAMTRPSEYMSILIKLTAQLPGPQDRCCHNQLHGQLLQIKAILERALCTDSASVGSGPSDDLSEVLSRVQASLWMATEAQHCPLIRAVYISVVDSLRRHYCESFTSQLSDALMHDLQTPQQSLQVGLSSFHQRAIRFLCMDLKWACKIWHSFPEASPDLRLSLVAWVLDGHGVEQTGLKKVIQRVLQTNLKEALLSHSVAYRTTYLAALVVVMTAGRTMLAQPLPHSTSLVENILPDCLDLLLRDLEDQRGGPDLLSQALHAASLLLSQCSDSSLTIAMLQRWCSILENQRAPDAPEILRMACSEALCVAGVPLMSCSLREHSPPPAIMIRLINTGLYLLQDQSQQVNQALPLLLDLLLEEFWDSPATLEVLLSHLPPSDLRSVLTEALAEGGCSILYEQDEANVFAEPSVMSAQVLPYLLQMAEKSFQSSAMAESLNSWAKENAAQVLDNLTVCQKLHTAETLTPSWLALLMDSRFHSTLCGLLTRATLLLRLLTTSTRVQDICNLSSMRTSLQDVCRLLSQNGVHLQCALTAAVARELII from the exons ATGTCGTTTGAAAATCTAATGAAAACTCTGCAAGACTGTGTGATCACCGAGGATCAAACAGGTGAAAATGTCAGCCAAACCCTCAAACCTTTATATGACAAACTGTCGGAGTCCTCCAG GAGTGGCGTGAAAAGATATAAGGAGCGATGTTTAGAGGAGGGCGTCCAGCTGCTAAGGCAACTATCAGAGCCTCAGCTTCGTGGTTTGGATGACAAACATCTCCTTCTCCTAGTCAGACTCCTCATATCCCTGCAGCTacagatggtcaacatttccACAGCCTGTCGTAAAGTGGACCAA ATGTTACAACATTTGGCGAAGGTGGACCACCAGTTGGTTTTTAGAGAAACCCTTCATAGGTTCACCTTAATAGTCCAGAGTGATCAG attttgtctTTGGAGGATTTGCAGAGAG tgtgtATGTTCTTGGAGGACAGCACAGTTGGTCGTGAGGTGTGGCGGCAGTCATATATGTCCATGCTAAGTAAAGTGTGTGAGTTATTCCCTGCTGTATTGCAACAAGAATTCCACAGAGATGGACCTCTCTGTTATGTTACTGTgaag GTGTGTTTGCAGATATTTCAGTTATTGTCCAGTGAAGTTGCTCCTCTGGTGTGGGAAGAGAATCACAGGGGCCAAGCTGTGCAGACAATCCTGCAGGCGCTTATGGACATAATACTTGGACAG TGCTGCAACAGGGATACTCGTCTTTTGGCAGGCACTGCCGTGGCCATGCTGATTAATACAGCATCAGAGAGCAAAGCAGGAGGGGCTGCCGCCTGGAGCCTGTTGCAGGTCTTTCACACAG AGCCCTGGCTGCTGACTGTTGGTGCTCTGCAAGTAAAGTGTGTTCCTGCAAGGAAAGATGGAGTGGACAGGCTGGCCGTGACCAGGGGCCTCCTGACTTGCTGTCGTCCTCACATTTTACTCAGTTCCTGCGATGATGCTGCACCA acgtGCTTACTGCTGGAAGGTTTGTTTCCTCTGGTGTATGTGTTGTGTGAAGAGAAGCTAGATTTTCACTACTTTGTGTTGGAAG TATTAACACTGTGGCTGAAGAGAGTGAAAGAATGTGTGGTGGATCTCTGGAAGATGACAGCTGCCCGTCTTCTGCCTGACAACAGCAGCCTGCGGCAGCAGCTCATTCATGTTATCTGGACCAACGCAGAAAGCCCA GTGGAAGGGGTGCCTGAATTTGCAAGCAGTGCCTTTATTCAGCTGCTGAACCTCTATGAGATGGACTGTGAGCAGTTTTGTGATGCAGAGAAGACATTTTATGCTACACTGCTTCAACGAATAATGAAACTACCTAGGGAGGCCAAAGCCAAATATCATCACCTTTCTGCCCTGTTGCCATATCTGGATACTAACATG GTGCTGGATCAGTACGTTGAAATACCCAGTCATCTCCTGAAGTGCTTATCGACCAACCACCTATCTCCATGTGGATCAGAGCTGTATAAATGTCTGAtccagcagcagaggagagagcTACAAAAATCTGCCTCACTCACAGAGCTGGATCTAGCTGGACACTGGGCGAAGCTTTGGCAGCCTGTCCTTCATGAAGCTTTGACATCTGAAGTGACTCTTTTACAGAACAACGGCTCAACACACTTATTACCCTGCACCCTTCAGGTTTTCCCCTCTTCTGTGGACCATCTGCTGGCCTCTCTGGATCCTCATGTGCCCGGCCACCTCCACGCCTGGGCTTGTATCTTGAGCTCTTACCGAGCCATAACTGGTGGCTCTCCGTGGGCTCTTCAGGGTAGCTCCACCTTTGAAACGCTGCAGCTAGCTCTGGGGTCTGCAGATGACAAAATCCGTCTTGCTGCCCTTAATCTGCTCAGCTGCAGCTCAAAGACCAAAGATATCCCAACCACAGAGGAGTTGACTATAATGAGGAGGTTCATTCCTCAGAACCTGAACTGTGAGTCCTCGCCGTTTCGTCAGCATCTTCAGGCTGGAGTGAGGAAATTTCTGGTTCGTATCAGAGATGGCTGCTTAGCACATATCAGAGGACCAAAGGGCAAAAAGAAAGGGGATGCTGCCTACTACCAGAGCTCACAGGATGTGTTGGAGCAAAGAATAG GGTTTGTGGAGTGGTTAAGCCAGCTTCCATACAGCTCTCTGGCACCAGGACACAGTTATCAGAGAAAGAAGACTGCACTGCTGTTGCTGTCTGCAGTGTTGGAGACCTGCACAGACACCTGGAGCCCTGACAAGAAGAAGGGACAACCTCCAG CAAATATAGGAACTCTTATTAAATGCGCCAGACAAAGAGGACAGTGGGATTTCTTCTGTAGGACAAAACAACTGGTCCTTATCAGCTGTTTAGAAGATTCTACTAGTGAG attcggGAGCTCTCCGCTGGGTTGTTGTTGAGATTTTTTCCACCCAGTTTCCCAGCTGATATCACTGAAGTGCTAAACCTGAGATCTAAGCAGCTTCTTTGCAGTCCTCGGGTGCAGGAGGCTCAGATGGGAGCGCTGATGATGAAGGTCCTCCTCCAGAA ATCAGGAGATCTTCTTGAGGACTGCAAAGTGTACTTTAAAGGCAGCAGTGGAAGGAACTCCAAATCATCATGTGTGGTCACATGTGTTGTGAAGGAGCTGGAGCAGCATTATGAGACCGCcaaagcagacatgatgtttGCTGCCAGAACCAAGCCCATTCATG GCGTGCTGTGTGCCCTTCAGAGGTGTCTGCTTGAGATACCGAACAGAGTCTGTGACATACTGGATCACCATGTGATCACTGAGGTGCTGGACTTGCTGGAGAATATAACTCTGCTACTTCTCGCTGTTCTGTATGGAGACTGCAGTACTTGTATCACTAAAAAGG ACGCCCCACCTTCTTTTTGTGATATGGGAAATGCAATCAGCTCTCTCATATCCCAGGAGTCTGGAGCTGGTCCAGCTGACGGAGAGGAATGTGTCCTGCTGTCTGAAGAGCACAGCCTTGTTCTCACATGCTGCTGGGTCTCCCTCAAG gaaacaggaattcttttaggttcCCTAGTGGAGAAAATTCTTACAGAAACCAAACAATCCAGCAATCATCTTCTAACTAAACAGGACCTTATTAGAGCATCAAAGCTATTTAAGAATATTCTTCTCAAATGCCGTCACTGG GGGGCAGTGGAGGGTTGCAGTCTGGGCTTTACAAAGTTCTGCGTCTCCCTGTTGAGCAGCAGTGATCCAGAGCTTAAAGATATTCCAGCCCAGATGCTCAAACAA GGATTGGAGGTTGTGCAGTGCCCTCGTTCTACATCGGTGACCCGGCGGGCTGCGGGGTTGCCCCTGTTGATCCTGTGTGTTGTGTCAGCAGAGGAGGCCAGTAAAGCAAGGCCGCTATTAACCCTCAGTATGCAAACCTTACTAGACACAGCCAAAACCCCTCTGGATGAgaactgggatcaaaagctggaTCTGCCACAG GTGTGTGCAGTTCATACTCTGCAGGCTCTGGTACGCGGTGCAGGTTTGGGAGTAGCCGTCCTTCGGTTTGCACCTGCTATAGCCATCTTGTCACTCACTCTCCTTAGTTCTCCCTCCTGGGCCATGAGGAATGCTGCTCTGCAACTTTACA GCTCTCTTTGCTCGCGAATGCTCGGCCAGCGGTGTAGTAGTGGTGAGGCTGGCCCTACCCAGCTTAGCATGTCGCCGGCTGCGTTCTTTGTCCACTATCATGGGCTCCAGCTCTTCCTCCTGGGTGAACTGAGAGGGGCAGCACAAGACCTCCAGGATCCAACCAATAATGCCAAGCTACACCTCCAGCCATCACTCTTCCCTATCCTCACGCTGCTGGCACAACTCCAACCTGGCGTCCAAGACTCAACAGA aACTTTGTTGGACTTCCTGCCTCCCTTACTCCAGCTGTCTGCCAGCCCTATTTACAGTGTGAGAGTGATGGCCTCCAAGGCTCTGGTTGCCATGACTCGCCCCTCAGAGTACATGAGCATCCTCATCAAACTGACTGCTCAACTACCCGGTCCTCAGGATCGCTGCTGCCACAACCAGCTCCATGGACAGCTGCTGCAGATCAAAGCCATTCTGGAAAGAGCTCTCTGCACAGACAG TGCTTCTGTTGGTAGTGGCCCTTCAGATGACCTGAGTGAGGTGCTGAGCAGAGTGCAGGCATCGCTGTGGATGGCCACTGAAGCTCAGCATTGTCCCCTAATAAGAGCGGTTTACATCAGCGTGGTCGACTCTCTACGAAGACACTACTGTGAGAGCTTCACATCACAACTCAGTGATGCACTCATGCATGACCTCCAAACACCTCAGCAGAGTCTTCAG GTTGGGCTGTCATCCTTCCATCAACGAGCCATCCGCTTCCTGTGCATGGATCTAAAGTGGGCTTGTAAAATCTGGCACAGCTTCCCTGAAGCGAGCCCTGATCTGAGACTCTCACTGGTTGCCTGGGTGCTGGATGGGCATGGTGTGGAGCAAACTGGTTTGAAAAAAGTCATCCAAAGGGTGTTGCAG aCAAACTTAAAGGAGGCTTTATTAAGCCACAGTGTGGCGTATCGCACAACATACCTTGCAGCCTTGGTTGTAGTGATGACTGCCGGTAGAACTATGTTAGCTCAACCTCTTCCACACTCAACCTCACTAGTGGAAAACATTCTGCCTGACTGTCTGGATTTGTTGCTGAGGGACCTGGAAGACCAGAGAGGAGGGCCAGACCTCCTCTCCCAGGCTCTTCATGCTGCTAGTCTGCTTCTTTCCCAGTGCTCAGATTCCag TCTAACGATTGCCATGCTTCAACGCTGGTGTAGCATCTTGGAAAACCAACGAGCTCCAGATGCACCTGAAATACTCAGAATGGCGTGTAGTGAAGCTCTTTGTGTTGCTGGAGTTCCTCTTATGAGCTGCAGCCTGAGGGAGCACAGTCCTCCCCCTGCCATCATGATCCG GCTGATCAACACAGGCCTTTACTTGCTGCAGGACCAAAGCCAGCAG GTTAACCAGGCTCTGCCCCTCCTCCTGGATTTGTTGCTGGAGGAATTCTGGGATTCTCCTGCCACACTAGAAGTGCTGCTGTCTCATCTGCCTCCGTCTGATCTCAGATCTGTGCTAACAGAAGCCTTGGCAGAAGGCGG GTGCTCCATCCTGTATGAGCAGGATGAGGCGAATGTGTTTGCAGAGCCCTCTGTCATGTCTGCACAAGTGCTGCCTTACCTCCTGCAGATGGCTGAAAAATCCTTTCAGTCATCTGCTATGGCAGAGAGCCTGAATTCATGGGCAAAGGAGAATGCTGCACAGGTGCTGGATAACCTAACAGTCTGCCAAAAGCTCCACACAG cTGAGACACTGACTCCCTCTTGGCTGGCTCTCCTCATGGATTCTCGTTTCCACAGCACTCTGTGTGGCCTCTTGACCAGGGCTACCCTTCTGCTCCGTCTGCTGACAACATCTACGCGTGTACAAGACATTTGTAATCTTTCATCGATGCGCACGAGTCTACAAGATGTTTGTCGACTACTCAGTCAGAATGGTGTCCACTTACAGTGTGCTTTAACAGCTGCTGTGGCTCGAGAGCTGATTATTTGA